The following proteins are co-located in the Chryseobacterium daecheongense genome:
- the mgtA gene encoding magnesium-translocating P-type ATPase, with protein MIKLKEKIKNPFHSVINSDGMNIGTITKLQNASSQDDKFVYVMLETSEEGITKITADERKARFGHNEIQHQKAPKWYIQLLKAFANPFIYILLAIAAVSFIIDVWLPPAEERDFKTVIVVSVMILVSTLLRFVQEYRSNAAAEKLKSMVKTTATVLRKFQSKQEIPISELVPGDIIYLSAGDMIPADCRIVQSKDLFVSESMLTGEALPVEKNHLPIRDAETKQVIELNNLCFMGTNVVSGSATAVIVVTGGYTYFGSISKSITGERPETSFDKGINKVSFLLIRFMLVMVPVIFLVNGLIKGNWLEALLFAIAVAVGLTPEMLPMIVTANLAKGAVNMSKRKVIVKRLNSIQNIGAMDILCTDKTGTLTLDKIVLEKHLNVHGIEDDEVLKWAYLNSYHQTGLKNLLDKAVLEHVELHDYLKVEEQYLKVDEIPFDFQRRRMSVILKMHNGNHLLICKGAVEEMLELCSKTFDPGDNRNIHIENDKAVPMDDAMRKIVLKTSKKMNEKGLRVILVAIREFDASHPLTYTLESEKDLTLTGFIGFLDPAKPSAQPAIEALHKLGVGVKVLTGDNEIVTRKICKDVGIPVHHIINGRDLDEISDEVLAERMDSVSVFAKLNPLQKVRVVRILRDQGHTVGFMGDGINDAAALKESDVGISVDTAVDVAKESADIILLEKDLMVLRKGVIYGRRTFGNIIKYIKMTASSNFGNMFSMLGASAFLPFLPMLPVHLLIQNLLYDISQISIPWDRMDEEFLETPKKWDAGGVAKFMFFIGPISSIFDFATFAVMYFVFKANTPEHQTLFQSGWFIEGLLSQTLIIHMIRTRKIPFIQSWATAPVVALTTLIMIIGIAIPFSPFAAALKMQPLPLSYFPWLLGILTCYCVLTQWVKNWFIRKFNTWL; from the coding sequence ATGATAAAACTAAAAGAAAAAATTAAAAACCCATTTCATTCTGTAATCAATTCAGACGGAATGAATATCGGAACCATTACCAAGCTGCAAAATGCATCCAGCCAGGATGATAAATTTGTATATGTTATGCTGGAAACCAGTGAAGAAGGTATAACAAAGATAACGGCTGATGAACGTAAAGCCAGGTTCGGACACAATGAAATTCAACATCAGAAAGCTCCCAAATGGTACATCCAGCTGTTAAAAGCTTTTGCCAACCCTTTTATCTATATTCTGCTGGCTATTGCTGCAGTATCCTTTATCATTGATGTATGGCTCCCCCCCGCAGAAGAACGTGACTTTAAGACGGTAATCGTGGTTTCGGTTATGATCCTGGTCAGTACGCTATTGCGTTTCGTACAGGAATACAGGAGCAATGCTGCTGCTGAAAAGTTGAAAAGCATGGTAAAAACAACGGCTACTGTACTCAGGAAATTTCAATCTAAACAAGAAATACCCATCAGCGAGCTTGTTCCGGGCGATATTATTTATCTGTCTGCCGGAGATATGATTCCTGCGGATTGCAGGATTGTACAGAGTAAAGATTTGTTCGTCAGCGAAAGTATGCTTACAGGCGAAGCATTACCTGTGGAAAAGAACCATCTTCCGATCCGCGATGCAGAAACTAAACAGGTCATAGAACTTAATAACCTGTGCTTTATGGGAACTAATGTGGTAAGCGGCTCAGCGACGGCAGTTATTGTGGTGACCGGAGGCTACACCTATTTTGGTAGCATCAGTAAATCCATCACTGGAGAACGTCCTGAAACCAGTTTTGATAAAGGAATCAATAAAGTCAGCTTTCTATTGATCCGTTTTATGCTGGTTATGGTTCCCGTGATTTTTTTGGTAAACGGACTTATAAAGGGAAACTGGCTGGAAGCCCTGTTGTTTGCTATTGCCGTTGCCGTAGGATTAACTCCGGAAATGCTTCCGATGATCGTTACAGCTAACCTGGCGAAAGGAGCCGTAAACATGAGCAAACGTAAAGTGATTGTAAAGCGCCTGAATTCCATCCAGAATATCGGTGCTATGGATATCCTGTGTACAGATAAAACCGGAACTCTTACTTTGGATAAAATTGTCCTTGAAAAACACCTTAATGTCCATGGAATAGAGGATGACGAAGTATTGAAATGGGCATATCTGAACAGCTATCATCAGACAGGACTAAAGAATCTTTTAGACAAAGCTGTTCTTGAGCATGTTGAGCTTCACGATTATTTAAAAGTGGAAGAACAATACCTGAAGGTAGATGAAATACCATTTGATTTTCAGCGTCGCAGAATGTCTGTTATCCTTAAAATGCACAACGGAAACCATCTCCTTATCTGCAAAGGAGCCGTAGAAGAAATGCTGGAACTATGCAGTAAAACTTTCGATCCGGGAGATAACAGGAATATTCATATTGAAAATGACAAAGCCGTTCCCATGGACGACGCCATGCGTAAGATCGTGCTGAAAACTTCAAAAAAAATGAATGAGAAAGGACTCCGGGTGATCCTTGTTGCCATCAGGGAATTTGATGCCTCTCATCCGCTTACTTATACATTGGAAAGTGAAAAAGACCTTACCCTTACCGGATTCATCGGTTTTCTTGATCCTGCCAAGCCATCAGCTCAGCCGGCGATAGAAGCCTTACATAAATTGGGTGTTGGGGTAAAAGTACTTACCGGTGATAATGAAATTGTAACCCGGAAAATTTGCAAAGATGTAGGAATTCCTGTTCACCATATTATCAACGGAAGGGATCTGGATGAAATATCAGACGAAGTTCTGGCAGAACGAATGGATTCTGTTTCTGTATTTGCCAAACTAAATCCTTTACAAAAAGTAAGAGTTGTAAGAATTTTACGCGATCAGGGACATACGGTGGGCTTTATGGGAGATGGAATTAATGATGCAGCGGCCCTTAAAGAGTCGGATGTAGGGATCAGTGTAGATACGGCAGTGGATGTGGCAAAAGAAAGCGCAGATATTATCCTTCTTGAAAAAGACCTTATGGTTCTCAGAAAAGGGGTGATCTACGGGCGAAGAACCTTTGGGAATATTATCAAATATATTAAAATGACTGCGAGCAGTAATTTTGGGAATATGTTCAGTATGCTGGGAGCCAGTGCATTTCTGCCTTTTCTTCCTATGCTGCCTGTTCATTTGCTGATCCAGAATTTATTGTACGATATCTCCCAGATTTCTATTCCCTGGGACAGAATGGATGAAGAATTCCTTGAAACACCAAAAAAATGGGATGCAGGCGGAGTGGCTAAATTTATGTTCTTTATAGGACCTATAAGCTCTATTTTCGATTTCGCCACATTTGCCGTGATGTATTTTGTGTTCAAAGCCAATACACCAGAACATCAGACCCTGTTTCAAAGCGGATGGTTCATTGAAGGTTTACTTTCGCAGACCCTTATCATTCATATGATCCGTACAAGGAAAATTCCTTTCATACAAAGCTGGGCCACCGCTCCGGTAGTTGCCTTAACAACTTTAATCATGATTATAGGGATTGCTATACCTTTCTCACCATTTGCAGCAGCTTTAAAGATGCAGCCTTTACCATTAAGCTATTTCCCATGGCTGTTAGGTATACTCACTTGTTATTGCGTGCTCACTCAATGGGTGAAAAACTGGTTTATCAGAAAATTCAATACCTGGTTGTAA
- a CDS encoding response regulator transcription factor: MNILIIEDDQRVAQLTQRGLEEQGFTVTLAYDGLSGKKLALQNDYDLVITDIVLPKMDGIDLCREVRLIKPDLAIIMLTALGTTDDKVEGFDAGADDYLVKPFEMRELLVRIRALLKRNNKAAQNSGFILRYADLEMNLHTKIVKRNTKDINLTPKEFKLLEYMMHNPERVLSRVEIAEKVWDTHFDTGTNFIDVYINYLRKKIDKDFDQKLIHTKSGMGFILKLE; the protein is encoded by the coding sequence ATGAATATCCTAATCATAGAAGACGATCAGAGAGTTGCCCAGCTTACCCAAAGAGGTCTGGAAGAACAGGGATTTACGGTAACTCTGGCTTATGACGGGTTGTCCGGAAAGAAATTGGCCTTACAGAATGATTACGATCTTGTGATAACGGATATCGTTCTTCCTAAAATGGATGGAATCGACCTTTGCCGGGAAGTACGCCTGATCAAGCCTGACCTTGCGATCATTATGCTTACCGCATTGGGAACAACGGACGATAAGGTAGAGGGTTTTGATGCCGGTGCAGACGACTATCTTGTAAAACCGTTTGAAATGAGGGAATTACTGGTAAGAATAAGAGCTTTACTGAAACGCAACAACAAAGCTGCTCAGAATTCGGGATTTATCCTGCGTTACGCTGACCTGGAAATGAACCTTCATACCAAGATAGTTAAAAGGAATACAAAAGATATCAACCTCACTCCGAAAGAATTCAAACTGCTCGAATACATGATGCACAACCCGGAAAGAGTGCTGTCAAGAGTAGAAATTGCCGAAAAAGTATGGGATACCCATTTTGATACGGGAACTAATTTTATCGATGTATATATCAATTACCTTCGTAAGAAAATAGATAAAGATTTTGATCAGAAACTCATCCATACCAAATCCGGTATGGGATTTATTCTTAAATTGGAGTGA
- a CDS encoding CusA/CzcA family heavy metal efflux RND transporter produces the protein MKNILNNIIAKRWLILALFALLALFGYYSWKQLSIEAYPDIGDVTSQVVTQVPGLAAEEIEQQITIPIEQAINGLPGMHVMRSKSTFGLSMVTIVFNDGVDDYWARTRIKERLGDLELPYGVTPGLDPLTSPTGEIYRYIIESKTHDLRELTDLQNFVIIPKIKQVSGVADVTNFGGITTQFQVELDPVKLEQYNISLKEVAEKLEANNANSGGSVMNRGDQSYVIRGIGLVKSLEDMGRVVVKSVNGSPIYMNDIGKIKYGNLERKGALGYSDQRGVNYSDNIEGIVLLLKGENPSVVLKGVNDAVDDLNKNILPKGVQIHVVLDRTNLVDNTLHTVSKTLLEGMTLVIIVLIVFLGSWRGALLVAITIPLSLLIAFILMHFTNIPANLLSLGAIDFGIIVDGAIVMLETILKKREDHPEEELEEKTITQKVKEVAKPIFFATIIIITAYLPLFAFERVEKKLFTPMAFTVGYALLGALAVALFLIPGLAFVIYRKPRKIYHNRWLEKIGTAYHNRVQKIMSRPKRIFIPLIAILLTTGVLTALVGKDFLPPLDEGSIWLQVSLPPGITVEKSREMSDTLRAHTLKHKEVTYVMVQAGRNDDGTDAWTPSHFEVSVGLKPYSEWKWGRSKADLIKELEAEYATMPGYNIAFTQPMIDGVMDKISGAHSELVVKVYGNDFKETRRIAEEVMATLKKVKGAVDLAIDQEPPLPQLQIKVDREKIAQYGLNVSDVSDLIEVAIGGKAVSKVYQGIKVYDIITRYNETSRNTPEKIGSLMLTNESGAKIPLSQVADIQLNTGESMIAREMNKRHLTVRLNLRGTDLTSFLSQAENAIEKNVKYDHEKYSIKWGGQFENQNRAYGRLSVIVPLALSIMFILLYGAFQSFRQAGLLISIVPLALFGGMLALNLRGMTLNISSAVGFIALFGVAIQNGVIMISHINDLRKKGYDLKKAVTEGAFHRFRPVLMTATVAILGLFPASLATGIGSDVQRPLATVIVYGLLFSTIITLFALPALYYLIENKWGKNFNVPKED, from the coding sequence ATGAAAAACATATTAAACAATATCATTGCTAAACGATGGCTGATACTGGCATTGTTTGCACTGCTTGCTCTTTTCGGATATTATTCATGGAAACAACTTTCTATAGAAGCTTATCCCGATATCGGAGATGTTACTTCCCAGGTTGTTACTCAGGTACCCGGTTTAGCTGCCGAGGAAATTGAACAGCAAATTACCATACCTATTGAACAGGCAATAAATGGACTCCCAGGAATGCATGTCATGCGAAGCAAAAGTACCTTCGGATTATCCATGGTAACCATCGTTTTCAATGACGGGGTCGATGATTACTGGGCAAGGACCAGAATTAAAGAAAGGCTGGGGGATCTCGAACTTCCGTATGGAGTAACTCCTGGGCTGGATCCGCTCACCTCTCCAACAGGAGAGATTTACCGCTATATCATTGAGAGTAAAACCCATGATCTACGTGAGCTTACTGATCTTCAGAATTTTGTAATCATCCCGAAAATAAAACAGGTTTCTGGAGTGGCAGACGTTACCAATTTTGGTGGGATTACCACCCAGTTTCAGGTAGAACTGGATCCGGTAAAGCTGGAACAATACAATATTAGCCTTAAAGAGGTGGCAGAAAAGCTTGAGGCCAACAATGCCAACTCAGGTGGAAGTGTTATGAACAGGGGAGACCAGTCTTACGTTATCCGTGGAATCGGCCTGGTTAAATCTCTCGAAGACATGGGTAGGGTTGTCGTAAAATCAGTTAATGGCTCTCCCATATACATGAATGACATTGGCAAAATAAAATATGGGAACCTTGAACGTAAAGGAGCGCTAGGCTACTCAGATCAGCGGGGTGTTAATTACTCGGACAACATAGAAGGTATTGTTCTGTTGCTCAAAGGAGAAAATCCATCTGTCGTATTAAAAGGAGTAAATGATGCTGTTGATGATCTTAATAAAAACATCCTTCCAAAAGGTGTTCAGATCCATGTTGTATTAGACAGAACCAACCTTGTTGATAATACATTACATACCGTATCTAAAACTTTACTTGAAGGAATGACCTTGGTTATCATCGTATTGATTGTATTCCTTGGAAGCTGGCGCGGCGCCCTGCTTGTGGCCATTACCATCCCCCTGTCTTTGCTTATTGCATTTATATTAATGCATTTCACTAATATTCCGGCTAACCTTTTATCCCTTGGGGCTATCGATTTCGGGATTATTGTAGATGGGGCTATTGTAATGCTTGAAACGATTTTAAAGAAACGGGAAGATCATCCTGAAGAGGAACTGGAAGAAAAAACCATTACTCAAAAAGTAAAAGAAGTAGCCAAACCCATATTCTTTGCCACCATCATTATCATCACCGCTTATTTGCCATTGTTTGCTTTTGAAAGAGTAGAAAAGAAATTATTTACGCCAATGGCATTTACAGTAGGTTACGCATTGCTGGGTGCCCTTGCTGTTGCATTATTCCTCATTCCGGGACTGGCTTTTGTCATCTACCGGAAACCACGGAAGATTTACCACAACCGCTGGCTTGAGAAAATAGGGACGGCATATCATAACAGAGTTCAAAAGATCATGAGCCGTCCTAAACGGATATTTATTCCATTGATTGCTATCCTGCTGACGACAGGCGTTTTAACAGCCCTGGTAGGAAAAGACTTTTTACCTCCGCTGGATGAAGGATCAATATGGCTTCAGGTTTCTTTACCACCAGGCATTACAGTAGAAAAATCAAGAGAAATGAGTGATACGCTCAGGGCGCATACTCTTAAGCACAAAGAAGTAACGTATGTAATGGTACAGGCTGGAAGAAATGACGACGGAACTGACGCCTGGACACCTTCCCATTTTGAGGTGAGTGTGGGACTAAAACCGTATAGCGAATGGAAATGGGGAAGAAGTAAAGCGGATCTTATCAAAGAACTTGAAGCAGAATACGCAACCATGCCGGGATACAATATTGCTTTCACCCAACCGATGATCGATGGCGTAATGGACAAAATTTCCGGGGCCCATAGTGAACTCGTTGTTAAGGTATATGGAAATGATTTTAAAGAAACAAGACGAATAGCAGAAGAAGTAATGGCTACTTTAAAAAAGGTAAAAGGAGCCGTGGACCTTGCTATAGATCAGGAGCCTCCATTGCCCCAGTTACAGATAAAGGTAGATCGCGAAAAAATCGCCCAATATGGACTCAATGTATCTGATGTTTCAGATCTTATAGAAGTAGCAATCGGGGGAAAAGCTGTTTCAAAAGTATATCAGGGAATCAAAGTATACGATATTATTACGAGGTATAACGAAACCAGCAGAAATACGCCGGAAAAAATAGGTAGCCTGATGCTTACCAATGAATCCGGGGCGAAAATCCCACTATCCCAGGTTGCGGATATACAGTTGAATACAGGGGAAAGTATGATCGCACGTGAAATGAACAAGCGTCATCTCACCGTACGCCTTAACCTTCGTGGTACCGATTTAACGTCATTTTTATCACAAGCAGAAAATGCCATCGAAAAAAATGTAAAATATGATCACGAAAAATACAGCATCAAATGGGGTGGTCAGTTTGAAAACCAGAACCGTGCCTACGGAAGGCTTTCTGTTATTGTTCCCCTGGCGCTTTCCATTATGTTTATTTTGTTGTATGGAGCTTTCCAGTCATTCCGTCAGGCCGGGCTTTTAATCAGTATAGTTCCGCTGGCTCTTTTCGGAGGAATGCTTGCTCTCAATCTTCGGGGCATGACCCTGAATATTTCATCAGCAGTAGGTTTTATTGCTTTATTTGGAGTCGCCATACAAAATGGGGTAATCATGATCTCCCACATCAATGACCTGCGAAAGAAAGGGTACGACCTGAAAAAAGCAGTAACAGAAGGAGCTTTCCATCGCTTCCGTCCGGTTCTGATGACCGCTACTGTCGCTATATTGGGGTTATTTCCTGCCTCATTGGCTACAGGTATTGGCTCTGATGTACAAAGACCTCTGGCCACTGTAATTGTGTATGGACTCCTGTTTTCTACCATCATTACCCTGTTTGCACTTCCTGCACTTTACTATCTGATAGAAAATAAATGGGGAAAGAATTTTAATGTACCAAAAGAAGATTAA
- a CDS encoding efflux RND transporter periplasmic adaptor subunit yields MTIKSARLKSNMSAMIWLTTASIFLYSCNNKKEQSENTAPYITKGDTIILQKNTPILSKLVLHKVQEEEYNPNLLTVGTVKAIPNTYAEVASPFAGRILKSYVKLGQKVNSGSPLFSISSRDYLAAQKEYRDAQQEYRQAELNLKRQQDLLHHGVGIRRETEEAATEFQIKKTALDNASGALQIFKNGKNMSPNTPLVVVSPIQGEVVTNNIVMGQYLKEDAPPIAVIAELSKVWIAGQVKEKDIRFLQNLTSVEVNISALPDKKIMGKIYHINEIVNEETRSVEVLVECENDDRLLKPGMFVNVKFINTAEKKIFVPAKAVLQFNDKNYVLVQTSRNQYVKRYVETGITENDKIQVLNGLKPGETIISEGAFYLLDAK; encoded by the coding sequence ATGACTATTAAATCAGCACGATTGAAAAGCAATATGTCCGCAATGATATGGCTGACAACTGCATCAATCTTTCTTTATTCCTGTAATAATAAGAAAGAACAGTCTGAAAACACAGCACCGTATATCACAAAAGGAGATACGATCATTTTGCAGAAAAATACTCCGATACTTTCCAAACTAGTTTTGCATAAAGTACAGGAAGAAGAATACAATCCCAATTTACTTACCGTAGGAACGGTTAAAGCGATTCCCAATACCTATGCAGAAGTTGCCTCACCATTTGCCGGAAGGATATTGAAATCATACGTTAAACTAGGGCAGAAGGTAAATTCCGGATCGCCTTTATTTTCAATAAGTTCCAGAGACTATCTCGCTGCACAAAAAGAATACCGTGACGCCCAGCAGGAATACCGTCAGGCCGAACTGAACCTTAAGCGTCAACAGGATTTATTACACCACGGCGTGGGTATCCGGCGTGAAACGGAAGAAGCTGCCACAGAATTCCAGATTAAGAAAACAGCACTCGACAACGCATCGGGAGCTTTGCAGATTTTTAAAAATGGTAAAAATATGTCTCCGAATACTCCTCTTGTCGTTGTATCTCCAATACAAGGAGAAGTGGTAACGAATAATATTGTTATGGGACAATACCTGAAAGAAGACGCTCCGCCTATTGCCGTAATTGCAGAGCTTTCCAAAGTATGGATAGCAGGACAGGTAAAAGAAAAGGACATTCGTTTTCTGCAAAATTTAACCTCGGTGGAAGTCAATATCAGCGCATTACCGGATAAAAAAATTATGGGAAAAATTTATCATATCAATGAAATTGTCAATGAGGAAACCCGAAGTGTGGAAGTCCTGGTGGAGTGTGAAAATGATGACCGGCTTTTAAAACCCGGGATGTTTGTGAATGTAAAGTTCATTAACACCGCGGAGAAAAAAATTTTTGTTCCTGCTAAGGCTGTCCTTCAGTTCAATGATAAAAATTATGTGCTGGTACAGACCTCTCGTAACCAATATGTAAAAAGGTATGTAGAAACAGGAATTACGGAAAATGATAAAATACAGGTCCTCAACGGGCTGAAACCTGGCGAAACGATCATCAGTGAAGGAGCTTTCTATCTTCTGGATGCTAAATAA
- a CDS encoding HAMP domain-containing sensor histidine kinase: MQIKTRLTILFTIITATILLVFAFVIYFSASQSRETEFYALLKKEAYTKANLFLNAKVDKHTLQEIYHNNRKTLNEVEVAIYNTDHQLLYHDAVDIDFVKETSKMLDDINSKGNIQFYQDNWQVIGVTYTYQGQKYLVTAAAYDQYGYSKVSNLLKTIVIVFIFSIIIIFLAGRIFSRKAFQPVNEMTEKARNISATNLDLRLETTGNKDELSELANTFNDMLNRLESSFDAQKNFVSNISHELRTPLAAIITELELSINKERTNDEYKTVISNVLDDSKKLVRLSNSLLDFAKASYDPTEISFKPVRIDEILLDARQQVQNYNYDYKIDLNFKADIDDENQITVNGNEYLLKVAFVNLLENGCKFSDDHKSTVSIIFSNEKIILTFSDLGIGISETDMNFIFAPFHRGENKEFADGNGIGLPLTKKIVDLHKGSITVSSQKNKGTTFTVELPHL, translated from the coding sequence ATGCAAATCAAAACCAGGCTTACCATATTATTCACCATTATTACAGCAACTATTTTGCTGGTATTTGCTTTTGTAATCTATTTTTCCGCAAGCCAAAGCAGGGAAACCGAATTTTATGCGCTTTTAAAAAAAGAAGCCTACACCAAAGCCAATCTGTTCCTGAATGCTAAAGTAGACAAACATACCCTCCAGGAAATCTATCACAATAACCGTAAAACCCTGAATGAGGTTGAAGTAGCTATTTATAATACAGATCATCAGCTTTTATATCATGATGCAGTGGATATTGATTTCGTAAAGGAAACCTCAAAAATGCTTGATGATATCAATTCCAAAGGAAACATTCAGTTTTATCAGGATAACTGGCAGGTGATTGGGGTTACTTATACGTACCAGGGACAAAAATATCTGGTTACGGCGGCAGCGTATGACCAATATGGATACAGCAAAGTCAGTAATTTATTGAAAACGATTGTCATTGTTTTTATATTTTCAATCATCATCATTTTTCTGGCAGGAAGAATCTTCTCAAGAAAAGCGTTTCAGCCCGTAAATGAAATGACGGAAAAAGCTCGGAATATTTCAGCAACAAATCTCGATCTTAGACTGGAAACTACAGGAAATAAGGATGAGTTATCGGAACTGGCCAATACCTTTAATGACATGCTCAATCGTCTGGAAAGCTCTTTTGATGCCCAGAAAAATTTTGTTTCCAATATTTCCCATGAACTGAGAACCCCTCTGGCCGCAATCATTACCGAACTGGAACTTTCCATTAATAAGGAGAGGACCAATGACGAATATAAAACTGTGATCAGCAATGTATTAGACGACTCCAAAAAGCTGGTCCGTTTATCAAACAGCCTTCTGGATTTTGCCAAAGCAAGTTATGATCCTACGGAAATTTCCTTTAAACCTGTAAGGATCGATGAGATATTGCTGGATGCCCGACAGCAGGTTCAGAATTATAACTATGATTATAAGATTGACCTCAATTTCAAAGCTGATATTGATGATGAAAACCAGATTACGGTAAATGGAAATGAGTATCTTTTAAAAGTGGCATTTGTAAACCTTCTTGAAAACGGATGTAAATTCTCCGATGACCATAAAAGCACAGTCTCCATTATATTCAGTAATGAAAAAATTATCCTTACATTTTCAGACCTTGGAATTGGTATTTCAGAAACAGATATGAACTTTATTTTTGCTCCTTTCCATCGAGGTGAAAATAAAGAATTTGCGGATGGAAACGGAATAGGGCTTCCTCTTACCAAAAAAATAGTTGATCTGCATAAAGGCAGCATCACCGTATCTTCGCAAAAAAACAAAGGGACAACCTTCACGGTAGAGCTCCCGCATTTATAA
- a CDS encoding MgtC/SapB family protein: MGLLEFTIRLLSGMLLGSAIGIERHWRQKSAGLRTNALVSLGATAFILLSIKIGGDATGRIASYIVSGIGFLGAGVIMKDGLNVQGLNTAATIWCSAAVGALSGMGLQMEAAVVTVTVMFTHIILRPIGIHLNRFTFVKSGNVQTDYLFTIKCTAEVENHIRVLLMQMLGNDEKLLLKSLSSDDVDDNVIITAVIVTATPQDSLIERTASRLTIEEKVHKVSWEIIGTQSEL, encoded by the coding sequence ATGGGATTATTGGAATTTACAATCAGACTTTTAAGCGGAATGTTATTAGGTTCCGCCATCGGTATCGAAAGACATTGGCGTCAGAAAAGTGCGGGTTTACGTACCAATGCTCTGGTTTCCCTGGGTGCTACGGCCTTCATTCTTCTTTCCATTAAAATCGGTGGCGATGCTACCGGAAGGATTGCTTCATATATTGTAAGCGGTATAGGCTTTCTCGGTGCCGGAGTAATCATGAAAGACGGACTCAATGTACAGGGATTGAATACCGCTGCAACCATATGGTGTTCTGCCGCTGTAGGTGCTCTTAGCGGAATGGGTCTTCAGATGGAAGCCGCGGTAGTTACTGTTACCGTTATGTTCACCCACATTATCCTTCGTCCTATAGGTATTCACCTAAACAGATTCACTTTCGTAAAATCCGGAAATGTACAGACAGACTATCTCTTTACAATAAAATGTACGGCCGAAGTGGAAAACCATATCCGTGTACTGCTCATGCAGATGCTGGGAAATGATGAAAAATTGTTACTGAAATCCCTGTCAAGCGATGATGTAGATGATAATGTTATCATCACCGCTGTAATCGTTACCGCAACGCCTCAGGACAGCCTTATAGAACGTACGGCAAGCCGTCTTACCATAGAGGAAAAAGTACATAAGGTCAGTTGGGAGATTATAGGTACCCAGTCGGAATTATAA